One window of Vibrio sinaloensis genomic DNA carries:
- a CDS encoding NAD(P)/FAD-dependent oxidoreductase codes for MAEKFDVVIIGAGAAGLMCAAQAGKRGRKTLILDHAKKPGRKILIAGGGRCNFTNYDVSANNYLCQNPHFVKSALSQYTNWDFISLVSQHGIEFEERDHGQLFCVGDYTSKDIVKMLLTECDLPTVSQRYQQDVHQIEKTEHGFTLHANNSVIECQSLVVATGGLSMPKLGATPFGYKIAEQFGLSVVPTSAGLVPFTLHKEDKQALAELSGIAVPTEITAQDGTVFKEALLFTHRGLSGPSVLQISSFWRAGQKVSINLVPDVDLDELLQRSLEKHPNQSLKNTLSKVLPKRLVEVLIELKLLEDKPLKQLNSKQLAAVTTQLQQWQITPNGTEGYRTAEVTLGGVDTDHLSSKSMECKQIRGLYFIGEVVDVTGWLGGYNFQWCWSSAYAAGQWV; via the coding sequence ATGGCAGAAAAGTTTGATGTTGTCATTATTGGCGCGGGTGCGGCAGGGTTAATGTGCGCAGCACAAGCGGGCAAACGCGGGCGCAAGACGTTAATCTTGGATCATGCTAAAAAGCCGGGTCGCAAAATATTGATTGCCGGTGGTGGACGTTGCAACTTTACCAACTACGATGTATCGGCCAATAACTACTTGTGTCAAAACCCTCACTTCGTTAAATCGGCTTTGTCTCAATACACCAACTGGGACTTCATCTCGCTGGTCAGTCAGCATGGGATTGAGTTTGAAGAGCGCGACCACGGTCAGCTGTTTTGTGTCGGTGATTACACCTCAAAAGACATTGTAAAAATGTTGCTCACCGAGTGCGATTTACCCACTGTCAGTCAACGTTACCAACAAGACGTGCACCAGATAGAGAAAACCGAGCATGGCTTTACTTTGCATGCCAACAACAGCGTTATCGAGTGTCAATCTTTAGTGGTCGCGACCGGCGGATTGTCGATGCCTAAGTTAGGTGCGACGCCGTTTGGCTACAAGATTGCTGAGCAGTTTGGCTTGAGTGTGGTGCCTACCAGTGCCGGACTGGTGCCTTTTACCTTGCATAAAGAAGATAAGCAGGCGTTAGCTGAACTGTCAGGAATTGCTGTACCTACTGAAATCACTGCCCAAGATGGTACCGTCTTTAAAGAGGCATTGCTGTTTACTCACCGCGGTCTCTCTGGCCCGTCAGTGTTACAAATCTCATCTTTTTGGCGCGCAGGGCAGAAAGTGTCGATCAACTTGGTGCCGGATGTTGACCTTGATGAGTTACTGCAGCGTTCGCTGGAAAAGCACCCTAACCAGAGTTTAAAGAATACTTTATCGAAAGTGTTACCGAAGCGTTTGGTTGAAGTATTGATTGAACTGAAACTGCTCGAAGACAAACCGTTAAAGCAGCTAAACAGCAAACAATTGGCGGCGGTGACCACTCAATTGCAGCAGTGGCAGATCACACCAAACGGTACCGAAGGCTATCGCACCGCAGAAGTGACTTTGGGAGGCGTGGACACCGATCACCTATCGTCAAAAAGCATGGAGTGCAAACAGATCAGGGGCTTGTACTTTATCGGCGAAGTTGTCGATGTGACAGGATGGCTCGGTGGATACAACTTTCAATGGTGCTGGAGCTCGGCTTATGCAGCAGGCCAATGGGTGTAA
- the ftnA gene encoding non-heme ferritin — MLSQAMVEQLNEQINLEFFSSNLYLQMSAWCEDKGFEGAAEFLRKHAVEEMEHMQRLFTYVSETGAMPILGAIDAPKHEFNSLGDVFRETFEHEQMITDKINKLAHLAFTSQDYSTFNFLQWYVAEQHEEEKLFKGILDKLDLVGEDGKALFFIDKDLAALAKEGSSSIMDAPAE; from the coding sequence ATGCTTTCTCAAGCAATGGTCGAACAATTGAATGAGCAAATTAATCTCGAATTTTTCTCATCCAATCTATACTTACAAATGAGTGCTTGGTGCGAAGACAAAGGATTTGAAGGTGCTGCTGAATTTTTACGCAAACACGCCGTAGAAGAAATGGAGCATATGCAGCGTCTTTTCACTTACGTGAGTGAAACGGGCGCAATGCCAATCCTAGGTGCGATTGACGCGCCTAAACACGAGTTTAATAGTCTGGGTGATGTGTTCCGCGAGACTTTCGAGCACGAGCAGATGATTACCGACAAAATCAACAAGCTGGCTCACTTAGCGTTTACGTCGCAAGACTATTCAACATTCAACTTCTTACAGTGGTACGTTGCTGAGCAGCATGAAGAAGAGAAGTTATTTAAAGGGATCTTAGATAAGTTAGATCTTGTCGGAGAAGACGGCAAAGCCCTGTTCTTTATCGACAAAGATTTAGCAGCTTTGGCAAAAGAAGGTTCATCTTCAATTATGGATGCCCCTGCTGAGTAA
- the uspB gene encoding universal stress protein UspB, whose product MINADTVLFTLMMVTLVNMARYLTALRSLIYIMREAHPLLYQQVDGNGFFTTHGNVTKQVRLFHYLKSKEYHHHHDEVFTGKCERVRELFILSTSLLGVTMLAAFIL is encoded by the coding sequence ATGATCAATGCTGATACCGTTCTATTTACACTGATGATGGTGACTCTGGTTAACATGGCGCGTTATTTGACTGCGCTACGTTCTCTAATCTACATCATGCGAGAAGCGCATCCGCTGCTTTACCAACAAGTCGATGGCAACGGCTTCTTTACCACTCACGGCAATGTGACCAAACAAGTCCGACTGTTCCACTATCTTAAGAGTAAAGAGTATCATCACCACCATGATGAGGTCTTTACCGGTAAGTGTGAGCGAGTCAGGGAGCTGTTCATCTTGTCCACCTCTTTACTCGGTGTCACTATGTTGGCTGCGTTTATTCTCTGA
- the ubiE gene encoding bifunctional demethylmenaquinone methyltransferase/2-methoxy-6-polyprenyl-1,4-benzoquinol methylase UbiE has translation MTDTSVQSNTALESNETTHFGFTTVAKEEKVAKVAQVFHSVAAKYDIMNDLMSGGIHRLWKRFTIDCSGVRPGQRVLDLGGGTGDLTAKFSRIVGEKGHVILADINNSMLNVGRDKLRDNGIVGNVHYVQANAEELPFPDDYFDAITISFCLRNVTDKDKALRSMFRVLKPGGRLLVLEFSKPILEPLSKIYDTYSFHLLPKMGELVANDAESYRYLAESIRMHPDQETLKGMMEDAGFEQTKYYNLTGGIVALHRGYKF, from the coding sequence ATGACGGATACAAGCGTGCAATCGAATACAGCATTAGAATCAAATGAAACCACGCATTTTGGTTTCACCACAGTAGCGAAAGAAGAAAAAGTGGCCAAAGTTGCCCAAGTGTTCCACTCAGTGGCGGCTAAGTACGACATTATGAATGACTTAATGTCGGGAGGCATTCATCGCCTTTGGAAACGCTTTACTATCGACTGCAGCGGTGTTCGTCCTGGTCAACGCGTCTTGGACCTTGGTGGCGGTACCGGAGACTTAACCGCAAAATTCTCGCGCATTGTCGGAGAAAAAGGCCACGTCATTTTGGCCGACATCAACAACTCCATGCTCAATGTTGGTCGTGACAAATTGCGCGACAATGGCATTGTTGGCAACGTGCACTACGTTCAGGCCAACGCTGAGGAACTTCCGTTCCCAGATGACTACTTTGATGCGATTACGATCAGCTTCTGTCTGCGCAATGTTACCGACAAAGATAAAGCGCTGCGCTCGATGTTCCGAGTGCTCAAGCCAGGTGGTCGCTTGCTGGTGCTGGAGTTCTCCAAGCCAATCCTAGAGCCGTTGTCGAAGATTTACGATACCTACTCGTTCCACTTGCTCCCTAAGATGGGTGAGTTGGTGGCCAACGATGCAGAAAGCTACCGTTATCTTGCGGAATCTATTCGCATGCACCCTGATCAAGAAACGCTGAAAGGCATGATGGAAGACGCGGGCTTTGAACAGACCAAGTACTACAACCTAACCGGTGGTATCGTTGCGCTGCACCGTGGTTACAAATTCTAA
- the rmuC gene encoding DNA recombination protein RmuC — protein sequence MQWILEHQALIASGAASALFSAIVAGWWVKQKMRFDQQRLEQQLMANQQLTDNQIHQLQAQLADAQQELDELDAERDKAAYELKQSHGKLMAVLEKLRYFDAVKQERQQYADDLNQVREQKAQLEAQLREQQARHEQENKANQEKLQLLEQAEERLKQQFEHLANQLFEAKTAKVDQQNRQSLEGLLSPLREQLEGFKKQVNDSFNQEAKERHTLVHELKNLQRLNEQMTKEALNLTQALKGDNKQQGNWGEVVLARVLAESGLREGHEYQTQVSLQNEAGKRYQPDVIVHLPQDKQVVIDSKMALVAYERYFNAETDNARDKALSDHLLALRAHIKGLSQKDYHQLKGIQSLDYVLMFIPVEPAFQVAIQADPSLVKEAMEQNIILVSPTTLLVALRTIDNLWRNDRQNQNARIIAERASKLYDKLRLFVDDMESLGGALDRANQNYQGAMNKLATGRGNVIRQAESFKQLGVEVKKPITSSLVELAQQEHLTENPHTVKNDSLAQRHTDEDKVN from the coding sequence ATGCAATGGATTCTTGAGCATCAAGCGCTGATTGCCAGCGGTGCAGCTTCAGCCCTGTTTAGTGCGATCGTGGCCGGTTGGTGGGTGAAGCAGAAGATGCGCTTTGACCAACAACGGTTAGAACAGCAGTTAATGGCCAATCAGCAACTGACTGATAATCAGATTCACCAACTGCAAGCCCAGTTAGCAGACGCTCAGCAGGAACTCGACGAGTTGGATGCTGAGCGAGACAAAGCCGCCTATGAGCTGAAACAATCACACGGAAAACTGATGGCCGTGCTCGAGAAGCTTCGCTATTTCGATGCGGTCAAACAAGAGCGCCAGCAATACGCGGATGACTTGAATCAAGTCCGTGAGCAAAAAGCTCAACTAGAGGCACAACTGCGTGAGCAGCAGGCACGTCATGAACAAGAAAACAAAGCCAATCAAGAGAAGCTGCAATTATTGGAGCAAGCGGAAGAGCGGCTCAAACAGCAATTTGAGCATTTAGCCAATCAGTTGTTTGAGGCGAAAACCGCTAAAGTTGACCAACAAAACCGCCAGAGCTTAGAGGGCTTGCTATCGCCACTGCGTGAGCAGCTTGAAGGGTTTAAGAAACAGGTTAATGACAGCTTCAATCAAGAGGCCAAAGAGCGCCATACCTTAGTGCATGAATTGAAGAACTTACAGCGTCTTAACGAGCAAATGACCAAAGAAGCACTCAACCTGACTCAAGCATTGAAAGGTGACAACAAGCAGCAAGGCAATTGGGGTGAAGTGGTTTTGGCGCGGGTATTGGCTGAGTCGGGTTTGCGTGAAGGCCATGAATATCAAACCCAAGTCAGTTTGCAAAACGAAGCGGGAAAGCGTTATCAACCTGACGTGATTGTGCATTTGCCGCAAGACAAGCAGGTGGTGATCGACTCAAAAATGGCGCTGGTGGCGTACGAACGTTATTTCAACGCCGAGACAGATAACGCACGAGATAAAGCCCTAAGTGACCACTTACTTGCGTTAAGAGCGCACATCAAAGGCCTTTCACAAAAAGATTATCATCAACTCAAAGGAATCCAGAGCTTAGACTATGTGCTGATGTTTATACCGGTTGAGCCGGCTTTCCAGGTGGCGATTCAGGCCGATCCGAGCTTAGTGAAAGAGGCTATGGAGCAAAACATTATTTTGGTCAGTCCGACTACCTTGCTGGTGGCGCTGCGTACGATTGATAATCTGTGGCGCAATGACAGGCAAAACCAAAACGCTCGAATTATCGCTGAACGAGCCAGCAAGCTGTATGACAAACTGCGACTGTTCGTTGATGATATGGAAAGCCTAGGTGGGGCACTGGATCGGGCCAATCAAAACTATCAAGGGGCGATGAACAAGTTGGCCACCGGGCGGGGCAATGTGATTCGCCAGGCAGAGAGTTTTAAACAGCTAGGGGTTGAAGTGAAAAAGCCTATCACCAGTTCGCTGGTGGAGTTGGCCCAACAGGAGCATCTCACAGAAAACCCTCACACCGTTAAAAATGACTCGCTCGCCCAAAGACATACGGATGAGGATAAAGTAAACTAA
- a CDS encoding DMT family transporter, protein MNERRALGLGLSAVLLWSTVATAFKLTLAEFSPIQMLTIASIVSALALLVICAVTSKLSQLPATFLSNPWYYLLLGIINPLAYYIILFKAYDLLPASQAQAINYSWAITLTLMAAVFLGQKIRKQDWFACTFSYMGVIVIATKGDVLGLNFDSPTGVGLALLSTLLWAGYWILNAKNKADPVVGVLLGFLVAIPFAIGLTLYEGTGISQITIQGWLAVTYVGLFEMGVTFVLWLSALKLTENTARISNLIFASPFISLMLLSTIIGEEIHPATLIGLVLIVAGLAIQQIKFGKKDLSKQPS, encoded by the coding sequence ATGAACGAGCGTCGCGCGTTAGGATTAGGTCTCAGTGCCGTATTACTCTGGTCGACAGTAGCCACCGCTTTTAAACTGACACTGGCGGAGTTCTCCCCCATCCAGATGTTGACTATTGCCAGCATAGTGTCTGCATTGGCACTGCTGGTCATCTGTGCTGTCACGAGTAAGCTGAGTCAATTACCTGCGACGTTCTTATCCAACCCTTGGTATTACCTGCTGCTTGGCATAATCAATCCACTCGCCTACTACATCATTCTGTTTAAAGCCTACGACCTACTGCCCGCCTCACAAGCGCAGGCAATTAACTACAGCTGGGCTATCACCTTAACCTTAATGGCGGCGGTGTTTTTAGGGCAAAAAATTCGCAAGCAGGACTGGTTCGCTTGTACGTTTAGTTATATGGGGGTGATCGTCATCGCCACCAAAGGCGATGTGCTTGGGCTCAACTTTGACAGCCCGACAGGGGTTGGATTGGCGCTGCTCTCGACCTTACTGTGGGCGGGGTATTGGATCTTAAATGCGAAAAACAAAGCCGACCCTGTGGTTGGGGTCCTGTTAGGTTTTTTGGTCGCGATTCCATTTGCCATTGGTTTGACCCTATATGAAGGGACAGGTATAAGCCAGATCACGATTCAAGGCTGGCTCGCGGTCACTTATGTTGGCCTATTTGAAATGGGCGTGACCTTTGTCCTCTGGTTGAGCGCACTCAAGTTAACGGAAAATACCGCGCGCATCAGCAATCTGATTTTTGCCTCGCCGTTTATCTCATTGATGCTGTTGTCGACCATAATTGGCGAAGAGATCCACCCAGCGACACTGATTGGCTTAGTATTGATTGTGGCCGGGTTAGCGATCCAACAGATCAAATTTGGCAAAAAAGATCTGAGCAAACAGCCAAGTTGA
- a CDS encoding HDOD domain-containing protein — translation MSQQALISRINELPRIESVLQELLEMVNRDTVDFSELAHKMAMDQVLLARVLRMANSAQFGGVKGVSNINDAIVRIGIGAIRNLISSSILASSFPKLETLNIKDYWAGTFEIATIASAIAKDIKLDPNEAFTTGILHNIGELMIHTLEPEKALAIHQRVRAGENAAKVQKEVLGVDAQELGAVLAESWKFPNELIDAIANVNHPSKAVESKRLACLLYLARDAHNRWDTMLEEREKQRYLANSRAAQALQVSPELATKIDKVRGQGSELAYQLF, via the coding sequence ATGAGTCAACAAGCACTGATCTCGCGGATTAATGAGTTACCGCGCATAGAAAGCGTGTTGCAAGAACTGCTAGAAATGGTCAACAGAGACACAGTCGATTTTAGCGAGTTGGCCCATAAAATGGCGATGGATCAGGTGTTATTGGCTCGGGTGTTGAGGATGGCCAACTCAGCCCAATTTGGTGGCGTGAAAGGGGTGTCTAACATCAACGACGCCATCGTTCGTATCGGCATTGGCGCCATTCGCAACCTGATCTCTTCATCGATCCTTGCCTCTAGCTTTCCTAAGCTTGAAACCCTCAATATCAAAGACTACTGGGCGGGCACATTTGAAATCGCCACCATCGCCAGTGCGATTGCCAAAGACATCAAGTTGGACCCGAATGAAGCCTTTACTACCGGCATTTTGCACAATATTGGCGAGTTGATGATTCATACTTTAGAGCCAGAAAAAGCGTTGGCGATTCATCAGCGCGTGCGGGCGGGTGAAAACGCCGCGAAAGTGCAAAAAGAGGTGCTGGGGGTCGATGCGCAAGAGCTCGGTGCGGTATTGGCCGAAAGCTGGAAGTTTCCCAATGAGTTGATTGATGCGATAGCGAACGTCAACCACCCTTCGAAAGCGGTGGAGTCGAAGCGTTTAGCGTGTCTGCTCTATTTGGCTCGCGATGCCCACAATCGCTGGGACACCATGTTAGAGGAGCGCGAGAAACAGCGCTATCTGGCCAATAGTCGAGCCGCACAAGCGCTGCAGGTGTCCCCCGAATTAGCGACGAAGATCGATAAGGTACGCGGCCAAGGCAGCGAGCTGGCTTACCAGTTGTTTTGA